Proteins encoded within one genomic window of Komagataella phaffii GS115 chromosome 3, complete sequence:
- a CDS encoding Mitochondrial external NADH dehydrogenase, a type II NAD(P)H:quinone oxidoreductase, whose amino-acid sequence MILFAARHLAMTKSTGHFPLAAHRYIARCHFKPESLVQKARLARSFGSSGPSSKPDSQAKDIVPKKKSFWNTFLGVLVKRTVIGAGIISSSVVTLLVAFFIYDSQTYNQDCCNENLQVPKFALDPETGGPENLPILRSQLDAMDTDSKKQAYRKPKLVILGSGWGSVALLNNLNPSDYDVTVVSPTNYFLFTPMLPCAAVGTLEIKTLMESIRSILRSVNGHYLQGYADKILFDEKLVQISCKGSDDSNQKFYLPYDKLVVAVGSTSNTHGVTGLQYCHQLKTAADALQIKRQIVGNLEKACLPTTTDEERKRLLSFVVCGGGPTGVELAAEIFDLLNEDLTATYPKILKQEVSIHIIQSRSHVLNTYDKTISEYAMKRFENDNIDLLTNARVNEILPNEVVFNQKNSITGELETKTVPFGLCVWSTGVSQNPLAQSVTASLSEHQHNKRAIQTDAHLRVLGAPLGDVYAIGDCATVKTDLAEHTVEYIRHYVVNKYFNQRSQRNQIITDDDIMHLLLSHSELMELKRHISTKHPLASESLEFISELIPKYDTGNTGKLSFDQITRLLKEIDSKVTSLPATAQRAHQQGTYLGKKLSKLTSSNTTLSIDTIMKGDIDDAIAKPFKYQHLGSLAYIGNSAVFDLPGRSFVGGLVAMYLWRGIYFAQSVSMRTRVLLFMDWLNRGIFGRTCISI is encoded by the coding sequence ATGATTCTCTTTGCTGCTAGACACCTTGCAATGACCAAATCGACGGGCCATTTCCCTTTGGCTGCCCATCGATACATTGCGAGATGCCATTTTAAGCCGGAATCTCTCGTTCAAAAGGCTAGATTAGCAAGATCATTCGGATCATCTGGACCATCCTCTAAACCTGACTCTCAAGCTAAGGATATTGTTCCCAAAAAGAAGTCCTTTTGGAATACTTTCCTTGGTGTTTTGGTAAAAAGAACAGTCATTGGTGCCGGAATCATTTCGTCAAGTGTTGTCACTTTATTGGTTGCATTCTTCATTTATGACTCTCAAACTTACAACCAAGATTGCTGCAACGAGAATCTACAGGTCCCTAAGTTTGCTCTAGATCCTGAAACTGGTGGTCCTGAAAATTTACCCATACTCAGATCCCAGTTAGACGCCATGGATACTGACTCCAAGAAACAAGCTTATCGCAAACCAAAGCTAGTCATTCTTGGCTCTGGATGGGGTAGTGTTGCTCTCCTTAACAATTTAAATCCTTCAGATTATGATGTTACCGTCGTCAGCCCAACCAATTATTTCCTGTTTACACCGATGCTTCCATGTGCCGCTGTCGGAACCTTGGAAATCAAGACCCTAATGGAGAGTATTAGGTCAATTCTTCGAAGTGTCAATGGACATTACCTACAAGGATATGCTGATAAAATCttatttgatgaaaaactggttCAGATATCCTGTAAAGGTTCTGACGATAGCAATCAGAAATTCTATTTACCTTACGATAAGTTAGTTGTTGCAGTTGGCTCCACGTCCAACACCCATGGAGTTACAGGGTTGCAATATTGTCACCAGTTGAAAACAGCAGCTGATGCTTTACAGATCAAGAGACAGATTGTAGGAAATCTGGAAAAGGCATGTCTTCCAACGACAACAGACGAAGAGCGTAAAAGATTACTTTCCTTCGTTGTATGTGGAGGAGGGCCCACTGGTGTAGAACTGGCTGCTGAGATTTTTGATCTGTTAAACGAGGATTTAACCGCAACTTATCCCAAGATCCTTAAACAGGAAGTGTCCATTCACATAATCCAATCCCGAAGTCACGTTCTCAATACTTACGACAAAACAATCAGTGAATATGCCATGAAACGATTCGAAAATGATAACATAGATCTACTCACTAATGCTCGTGTAAATGAGATTTTGCCTAATGAAGTTGTTTTCAATCAGAAAAACTCCATTACTGGAGAACTGGAAACTAAAACAGTACCCTTTGGATTATGTGTTTGGTCTACCGGTGTCTCTCAAAATCCATTGGCTCAAAGTGTCACTGCCTCTCTATCTGAACACCAACACAACAAGAGAGCCATACAGACTGATGCTCATTTGAGGGTGCTTGGAGCACCTTTAGGTGACGTCTACGCAATCGGCGATTGTGCTACGGTAAAGACAGATTTGGCTGAGCACACTGTTGAGTACATTAGACATTACGTGGTCAACAAGTATTTTAACCAACGGTCGCAGCGAAATCAAATCATCACTGATGACGATATTATGCATCTTCTGCTCTCACACTCTGAGCTCATGGAACTAAAGCGTCATATTTCTACTAAACATCCACTGGCCTCTGAGAGCTTAGAATTCATCAGTGAGCTAATCCCCAAATATGATACTGGAAATACCGGAAAATTGTCGTTTGATCAAATTACAAGACTcctcaaagaaattgattcCAAAGTTACTTCGCTACCTGCCACAGCTCAAAGGGCGCATCAACAGGGTACTTACCTTGGGAAGAAACTTTCGAAATTAACTTCTTCTAACACCACTTTGTCAATCGACACCATAATGAAAGGAGACATTGACGATGCTATCGCTAAACCGTTCAAGTATCAACATCTAGGATCATTAGCTTACATTGGGAACTCTGCCGTGTTTGACTTACCAGGACGTTCTTTTGTGGGAGGTCTGGTTGCCATGTACCTATGGAGAGGTATCTACTTTGCACAGTCTGTTAGTATGAGAACCAGAGTTCTGCTGTTCATGGATTGGTTGAATAGAGGTATTTTTGGTAGAACATGTATTTCTATTTAG
- a CDS encoding Ribose methyltransferase, producing the protein MNRLEILRLNGVRRFSWSASTLIRAPFKNFDNERIVSGGKSISFNRNMPNNTRMKAWEKDGEDKDTWFKRKYAHVHAKQKQVRLDKEAARTQKFPSRNSDLSPDSKQIRRNRPPKENPLEERIFGAQAVLAALKANNREFLSTLYVHNPKEKHEEITELCKERGVDIKLVDSKNDLNLLCNNNVHNGYVLKAAKFQTRELAALSTVTSKGVFSLTLQDYGVRSEEQFEVQRLNGSFPLGVYIDGVSDPHNLGAIIRSSYYLGADFVAIAEKNCAPLNSVASKSSAGCMEFLPIFNVVKPLQFLEAANENGWATVSAVSSVPKKNANRELLSEELSSTLSEQPCLLIVGSEGDGIRKSLLDRSSHLVSLKSQRKNLDSSVDSLNVSVATAVLLRDFTM; encoded by the coding sequence CAGTTGGAGTGCATCCACGCTGATACGAGCACCTTTCAAGAATTTTGATAATGAAAGGATAGTTTCGGGTGGAAAATCCATCAgtttcaacagaaacatGCCGAATAATACCAGGATGAAGGCATGGGAAAAAGATGGCGAAGACAAGGACACTTGGTTTAAGAGGAAGTACGCTCATGTGCACGCCAAACAGAAGCAAGTAAGACTAGACAAAGAGGCTGCAAGGACCCAAAAATTTCCATCAAGAAATTCTGATTTGAGTCCAGATTCCAAGCAAATAAGGAGGAATAGACCCCCAAAGGAGAACCCATTAGAAGAACGGATATTTGGGGCCCAGGCAGTATTGGCAGCACTGAAGGCCAACAATAGAGAATTCTTGAGCACTTTATATGTTCATAACCCAAAGGAGAAACACGAAGAAATAACTGAACTCTGTAAAGAGAGGGGAGTGGACATCAAGCTTGTGGACAGTAAAAACGACCTGAATCTGCTGTGCAACAATAACGTCCACAACGGGTATGTTTTAAAGGCAGCTAAATTTCAAACTAGGGAGCTCGCAGCTTTATCTACGGTTACCTCTAAAGGTGTGTTCAGCTTGACTTTACAGGATTATGGTGTAAGATCTGAAGAACAGTTCGAGGTTCAAAGGCTGAATGGCTCATTTCCCTTGGGAGTTTACATTGACGGAGTTTCAGATCCTCATAATTTAGGTGCAATTATTCGGTCTTCATATTACCTGGGCGCTGATTTTGTTGCCATTGCAGAGAAGAACTGTGCACCTTTGAATTCAGTGGCCTCTAAATCCTCCGCGGGATGTATGGAATTCTTACCTATTTTCAACGTGGTGAAACCTTTACAATTTCTAGAGGCAGCAAACGAGAACGGTTGGGCTACCGTATCCGCTGTTAGTTCTGTCCCTAAGAAGAATGCCAACAGAGAGTTATTGTCAGAGGAATTGTCCTCCACTCTGTCAGAACAGCCGTGCTTATTGATAGTCGGTTCAGAAGGTGACGGTATTAGAAAGTCACTGCTGGACAGAAGTTCGCATttagtttctttgaaaagtcAGCGAAAGAATTTAGATTCTTCTGTGGATAGTTTGAATGTCAGCGTAGCCACAGCTGTTCTACTCAGAGATTTTACTATGTGA
- a CDS encoding Protein involved in the organization of the actin cytoskeleton: MGINNPIPRSLGSECKKVAKILTSFIKPNQVFGPDEVIPKEVLQNARGLAVMTVLKGGFLFSARVGSGLIMARLPNGEWSAPSAIATAGAGVGGQIGGELTDFVFILNTQSAVDSFAQYGSITLGGNVSVAAGPLGRNAEVSGTASLKAVSAVFAYSKTKGLFAGVSLEGSVIVERREANRKFYGDNCKARHILAGDVAPPRACDTLLRVLNSRVFNPNYSGDHYDSDDEFYNDIPSTFSDDNSSYNSPRTGGSRRGGRGRGRSNDDIYSDEEDDNYYSRSRDKSTRTSSKWRDDIYDRPPTDRSSKPTYNNFSDDDDSDLSGRVKKHSLSEKKSSSGASRNRSRNETASSSRANKAIALYSFQGEQAGDLPFKKGDVITIIQKSNSTDDWWTGRTNGVEGIFPANYVELV; the protein is encoded by the exons ATGGGTATCAACAATCCAATTCCAAGATCACTTGGTAGTGAATGCAA AAAAGTTGCTAAGATCCTAACTTCCTTCATCAAACCAAACCAAGTGTTTGGCCCGGACGAAGTCATTCCAAAGgaagttcttcaaaatgctCGTGGTCTCGCAGTTATGACAGTTTTGAAAGGTGGCTTCCTATTCAGTGCCAGAGTGGGATCAGGTCTGATAATGGCAAGACTCCCTAACGGAGAATGGTCTGCTCCTTCTGCCATCGCCACCGCCGGTGCAGGTGTTGGTGGTCAGATTGGTGGTGAATTGACGGACTTTGTATTTATTTTGAACACCCAATCAGCAGTGGACTCTTTCGCACAGTATGGATCAATAACTCTGGGTGGTAACGTTTCGGTGGCAGCTGGCCCACTGGGAAGAAACGCTGAAGTTTCAGGGACTGCTTCCTTGAAGGCTGTCAGTGCTGTTTTTGCATACTCAAAGACTAAAGGTTTGTTTGCAGGTGTTTCCTTGGAAGGTTCAGTTATTGTGGAGAGAAGAGAGGCTAATAGAAAGTTCTATGGAGATAACTGCAAAGCTAGGCATATTCTTGCCGGTGATGTAGCTCCTCCTAGGGCTTGTGACACTTTGTTGAGAGTTTTAAACTCCAGAGTTTTCAACCCCAACTATAGTGGTGACCACTACGATAGTGATGACGAGTTCTACAACGATATACCTTCCACCTTCTCTGATGACAACTCAAGTTATAACTCGCCAAGAACAGGAGGTTCAAGAAGGGGAGGTAGAGGGAGAGGCCGTTCTAATGATGATATTTACTCAGATGAGGAAGACGATAACTACTACAGTCGTTCTAGAGATAAGTCTACAAGAACAAGTTCCAAATGGCGGGACGACATATATGATAGACCTCCTACTGACAGATCATCTAAACCTACTTATaacaacttttcagatgaTGACGATAGTGACCTTTCTGGAAGAGTGAAGAAACATAGCCTCAGTGAGAAGAAATCCAGCTCTGGTGCCTCCAGAAATAGGTCCAGAAACGAAACAGCATCATCGTCGAGGGCCAACAAAGCTATTGCTTTGTATTCATTTCAGGGTGAGCAGGCAGGAGATCTTCCTTTCAAAAAGGGAGACGTCATTACTATCATCCAAAAGTCCAACTCAACTGATGATTGGTGGACTGGCCGTACTAATGGGGTAGAAGGTATTTTCCCCGCCAACTATGTAGAGTTGGTTTGA
- a CDS encoding Protein kinase of the PAK/Ste20 kinase family, with protein sequence MVKEDAVVSKLFKRTEVIGRGRFGVVYKGINRQTNRVVAIKVLNLDTGEDEVKEVQQEIQFLSQLKQAPNITHYQGSYLNGTRLWIIMDYCAGGALRSLLKTGPIEERYCAVIMRELLIALHYVHKAGVIHRDLKAANILITKEGNIQLCDFGVAAQLTSTSVKRTTMAGTPYWMAPEVIMEGASYNAKVDVWSLGITAYEISTGNPPYSDKDAMRAMQLITKSKPPRLEGRQHSTVLKEFVALCLDENPEERPTVEELLGCKLVKSSKNVPNSILKELIARYLLWRETKGSRESIYNIDDELEKNKEAEEEGLEIKWDFDSLSSADYSNYYMNEDSDHEYLPGEEATYQPTYGQTTVNKTVTGTLRDTVKKETPKSLLQLFDEGSESKPSPEEIAPRPTQQSPIVEIEIPNMDDLSVSTPSGSNGPTKLRSSTVSRAQSNIEVPLSTRRSNTISNARIPLAHTASNLSSASIQATRKTPSPKKAFPDMNSPPKKSINTPPQMKPMPSTTNMPMLQPINKAASGPIPLSQQPPTGESKDNKTLRNKSYLTLQMPQPTLPSPLQEQLQVPTFPATNGNSPNSETSDQINQFGVNATQAAQVPLAMTPLTERSFSSIMGSATTPEKINASQPTTGTKPTDSSSGSFDEHDSKPAPSSTTVNRPPIALPQLDSKLFSDMTSKQVLVNEIGALLDQMNNTLSTIEDDFAMMME encoded by the coding sequence ATGGTTAAAGAGGACGCAGTTGTCAGTAAGCTGTTCAAACGGACTGAGGTCATTGGTAGGGGTCGATTTGGTGTGGTTTACAAGGGGATCAACAGGCAAACGAACCGGGTTGTTGCCATCAAAGTCCTTAATCTTGACACAGGCGAGGATGAGGTGAAAGAAGTCCAACAGGAGATTCAGTTTCTCAGTCAGTTGAAACAGGCCCCTAATATCACACACTATCAGGGCTCCTATCTGAATGGTACGCGGTTGTGGATCATTATGGATTACTGCGCTGGAGGAGCATTGCgatctcttttgaaaacagGACCCATAGAAGAACGCTATTGCGCCGTAATCATGAGAGAGTTATTAATAGCGCTTCATTATGTCCACAAGGCTGGTGTTATCCATCGTGACTTGAAAGCAGCTAATATTTTGATCACCAAAGAGGGAAATATACAACTGTGCGATTTTGGAGTTGCAGCTCAGTTGACCAGTACCAGCGTAAAGAGAACCACCATGGCTGGTACTCCATACTGGATGGCCCCGGAGGTCATCATGGAAGGAGCTTCCTATAATGCCAAGGTTGATGTATGGTCACTGGGAATTACTGCATATGAAATCTCCACGGGAAATCCTCCCTACTCTGATAAGGATGCTATGAGAGCCATGCAACTGATAACAAAGTCTAAGCCCCCCAGATTGGAAGGAAGACAACACTCCACTGTGTTGAAGGAATTTGTAGCACTATGTCTGGATGAGAATCCGGAAGAACGCCCCACCGTGGAGGAGCTACTAGGTTGCAAGCTCGTTAAATCATCCAAAAATGTGCCAAACTCCATTCTAAAGGAGCTAATCGCCAGGTATTTGTTGTGGAGAGAAACGAAAGGATCAAGGGAAAGCATATACAACATTGATGATGagcttgaaaaaaataaagaagCGGAGGAAGAAGGTTTGGAAATCAAATGGGATTTTGACAGTCTCAGTAGTGCAGACTATTCAAACTATTACATGAATGAGGATTCAGACCACGAGTATCTTCCAGGCGAGGAAGCGACATATCAACCAACATATGGACAAACAACAGTCAACAAAACAGTCACAGGTACTTTACGGGATACAGTCAAGAAAGAGACGCCAAAATCTTTGCTTCAACTATTTGACGAAGGTTCCGAGTCGAAACCCTCACCTGAGGAAATTGCACCAAGGCCTACGCAACAATCCCCTATAGTGGAGATTGAAATCCCTAACATGGACGACCTTTCGGTAAGTACACCCAGCGGAAGTAATGGACCGACCAAATTAAGATCGTCAACCGTCTCCAGAGCCCAAAGTAACATTGAAGTGCCTCTCTCAACTAGGAGATCAAATACTATTTCCAATGCAAGGATACCACTTGCTCACACAGCAAGTAATTTGTCGTCCGCATCCATTCAAGCAACCAGAAAGACACCGTCTCCTAAGAAAGCATTTCCAGATATGAATTCTCCCCCAAAGAAATCGATCAACACTCCCCCACAAATGAAGCCCATGCCTTCAACCACAAACATGCCCATGTTACAACCTATTAATAAAGCTGCATCCGGTCCTATTCCCCTATCACAACAACCACCTACCGGGGAATCAAAGGACAACAAAACTTTACGGAATAAAAGTTATCTTACATTACAAATGCCACAACCAACGTTACCTAGTCCTTTGCAAGAACAGCTGCAAGTACCAACATTTCCTGCCACCAATGGCAATTCTCCTAATAGTGAGACGTCTGATCAAATTAATCAGTTTGGTGTGAATGCCACTCAAGCCGCTCAAGTTCCATTAGCGATGACACCTCTCACGGAGAGATCCTTCAGCTCGATCATGGGTAGCGCAACTACTCCTGAGAAGATTAATGCTAGTCAGCCTACAACAGGTACCAAGCCCACCGATTCTTCATCAGGTTCCTTTGATGAGCACGATTCGAAGCCTGCACCATCGTCTACGACTGTCAATAGGCCTCCAATTGCATTGCCACAACTGGATAGCAAGCTATTCAGTGATATGACATCGAAGCAAGTCTTGGTAAATGAGATTGGAGCTTTACTGGATCAAATGAACAACACATTGAGCACAATAGAAGATGATTTTGCAATGATGATGGAATGA
- a CDS encoding Mitochondrial ribosomal protein of the small subunit, with protein MSDLSKLLRSSRLAQVARPNTCKKIAAGKIYPTHQIIQTTPSSLFRNNFGLKADLPSKVNSRYIVLDKLDTIEHMTGFEKDSSFYWKKQRFQELNIPVNVPANKSEHGHPLFAGNTETRNDTVVNRNKLPLASLLNLDSTTPKPKVEEVLNKVEKLRKPFFNWLYEKHPMVLHEMLSPNESKKRRSNIEHAVTFLKEYESKNSTVVGVKKQLSELAKLADGRAKIAGTGGLSYNLKNRLANSPNGISTKNHAPARLLSNSENNMFAVGGFVGTSFNYYRRLNAPTDKHARQEKLKIEVTNAILSDDGLSIDVGKSRDRTTSSVNGESLLNLLRDIHKS; from the coding sequence ATGAGTGATCTGTCCAAGCTCCTAAGGTCGTCAAGATTGGCCCAGGTTGCACGACCAAACACTTGCAAGAAGATTGCCGCGGGGAAGATATATCCAACACATCAGATCATTCAAACAACCCCAAGCTCGTTGTTCAGAAACAACTTTGGATTGAAGGCCGATCTTCCCTCCAAGGTGAATTCAAGGTACATTGTTTTAGACAAGCTGGATACTATTGAACACATGACtggttttgaaaaggaTTCTTCGTTTTACTGGAAGAAGCAAAGATTTCAGGAACTCAATATCCCTGTCAATGTCCCTGCCAATAAGAGCGAACATGGACATCCATTATTTGCTGGAAACACAGAGACTAGAAACGACACTGTTGTCAACAGAAACAAGCTTCCACTTGCTAGTCTGCTGAACCTGGATAGTACGACGCCGAAACCTAAAGTGGAGGAAgttttgaacaaagttgaGAAATTGCGTAAACCTTTTTTCAACTGGCTATATGAGAAGCATCCTATGGTCCTGCATGAAATGCTATCCCCTAATGAAagcaaaaagagaagaagtaACATTGAACATGCCGTGAcctttttgaaagaatatGAGTCCAAGAATTCCACAGTTGTGGGTGTCAAGAAGCAGTTGAGCGAATTGGCTAAACTTGCAGATGGAAGAGCCAAAATTGCTGGTACCGGGGGCCTTTCTTacaatttgaagaaccGACTAGCAAACTCACCCAATGGAATTTCTACAAAGAACCATGCGCCAGCTAGGCTGTTATCTAACAGTGAAAACAACATGTTCGCTGTGGGTGGTTTTGTTGGGACTTCTTTCAACTATTACAGGCGACTCAATGCTCCTACAGATAAGCATGCTAGACAGGAGAAACTTAAGATTGAAGTCACCAATGCTATCCTATCCGATGATGGATTGTCTATTGACGTGGGCAAATCCAGGGATCGTACCACAAGCAGTGTTAACGGTGAGAGTTTGTTGAACCTTCTTAGAGATATTCACAAGTCTTAA